A single region of the Mercenaria mercenaria strain notata chromosome 6, MADL_Memer_1, whole genome shotgun sequence genome encodes:
- the LOC123548399 gene encoding uncharacterized protein LOC123548399 isoform X2 → MPVSQQEKLYGLPGPQNSAVLMDIISKLKQELHQSKADNHKLVDQLNCLISLVKRAWSGEQGAILHLANIVGMEAPKFESHDVNRNTPVADKTRAVKNWERFAVKLLEREYAAIQEEIRERQRLHIQNRQLYINDVIEDHKQEMSKFHLHKKSATNVEDVDKQFLKIYNTQTKDPRRVRSAKPFRPRSGYRGQLSHAAAMAERAEVRVEDLLSQQGPQGMNGGGGDMNSNAAFGALYKFDTSENQRQFYRPREHFDDANRYRQNNLFDPDVIFSPELLAPQRETKGRPHSATSSLMGSGINLRNRPKSASTVFMTEAKPERPLKYETTRPTSGKKPRPGSGTASIRGRRHSAPARRPAPTLINRKELHNRAGLDHNNEPENDENEPELQNFESQSANNSLNNSNCSDEHNGDGDNVVKEKPPLKVKVKKGHPMDKFVEDLRHVSEMELDFKNSTLQLQKKLGLDGSGFIY, encoded by the exons ATGCCTGTAAGCCAACAAGAGAAGCTGTATGGGCTGCCAGGGCCCCAAAACAGTGCTGTTCTGATGGACATCATCAGTAAGTTGAAGCAAGAACTTCATCAGAGTAAAGCAGACAATCACAAATTGGTAGATCAGTTAAACTGTCTCATATCTCTTGTAAAAAG AGCATGGAGTGGAGAGCAGGGAGCTATTCTTCATCTTGCTAATATTGTTG GTATGGAGGCTCCAAAGTTTGAATCTCATGATGTCAACAGAAACACTCCAGTTGCTGATAAG ACACGAGCTGTGAAGAACTGGGAGAGGTTTGCTGTCAAGCTACTTGAGCGTGAATATGCCGCAATACAAGAAGAAATTCGGGAGAGGCAGAGATTACATATACAG aatcgtCAGCTATATATAAATGATGTCATTGAGGATCATAAGCAGGAGATGTCGAAATTTCATCTGCACAAGAAAAGTGCAACCAATGTGGAAGATGTTGACAAACAGTTCCTTAAAATTTACAATACACAG ACCAAGGATCCCAGAAGAGTTAGGTCAGCTAAGCCTTTCAGACCGAGATCAGGATACAGGGGCCAGCTATCTCACGCAGCAGCAATGGCCGAAAGGGCAGAGGTCAGGGTTGAAGACTTACTGAGTCAACAGGGTCCACAAGGCATGAATGGTGGAGGCGGAGATATGAACAGCAATGCT GCTTTTGGAGCACTGTACAAGTTTGACACCAGTGAAAATCAGAGACAATTTTACCGACCCAGAGAGCATTTTGATGATGCTAACAGATATAGACAA AATAACTTGTTTGACCCAGATGTTATATTTAGTCCAGAGTTATTAGCTCCACAACGAGAGACTAAAGGCAGACCACACAGTGCTACCAGTTCACTAATGGGTTCTGGGATAAATCTAAGAAATAGGCCAAAATCTGCTTCAACAG TGTTCATGACTGAAGCAAAACCAGAAAGGCCATTAAAATATGAAACTACGCGTCCAACGTCTGGTAAAAAACCTCGGCCTGGCAGTGGCACTGCCTCAATTAGAGGGCGACGTCACTCAGCTCCAGCAAGAAGACCAGCACCAACATTAATAAACAGGAAGGAACTTCACAATAGAGCTGGACTGGATCACAATAATGAAccagaaaatgatgaaaatgaacCAGAATTACAGAATTTTGAAAGCCAGTCTGCAAATAACAGTTTGAATAACAGCAACTGTAGTGACGAACACAATGGAGATGGTGATAATGTTGTTAAAGAAAAACCTcctttgaaggtcaaggtcaagaaaGGTCATCCTATGGATAAGTTTGTTGAAGATCTGAGACATGTTAGTGAAATGGAGTTAGATTTTAAGAATTCAACATTACAACTGCAAAAGAAACTTGGCCTTGACGGCAgtggttttatttattaa
- the LOC123548399 gene encoding uncharacterized protein LOC123548399 isoform X1, whose amino-acid sequence MNDKNFLAKCSSDKDRMPVSQQEKLYGLPGPQNSAVLMDIISKLKQELHQSKADNHKLVDQLNCLISLVKRAWSGEQGAILHLANIVGMEAPKFESHDVNRNTPVADKTRAVKNWERFAVKLLEREYAAIQEEIRERQRLHIQNRQLYINDVIEDHKQEMSKFHLHKKSATNVEDVDKQFLKIYNTQTKDPRRVRSAKPFRPRSGYRGQLSHAAAMAERAEVRVEDLLSQQGPQGMNGGGGDMNSNAAFGALYKFDTSENQRQFYRPREHFDDANRYRQNNLFDPDVIFSPELLAPQRETKGRPHSATSSLMGSGINLRNRPKSASTVFMTEAKPERPLKYETTRPTSGKKPRPGSGTASIRGRRHSAPARRPAPTLINRKELHNRAGLDHNNEPENDENEPELQNFESQSANNSLNNSNCSDEHNGDGDNVVKEKPPLKVKVKKGHPMDKFVEDLRHVSEMELDFKNSTLQLQKKLGLDGSGFIY is encoded by the exons atgaATGATAAGAATTTCCTTGCAAAATGTTCTTCAGataaag ACAGAATGCCTGTAAGCCAACAAGAGAAGCTGTATGGGCTGCCAGGGCCCCAAAACAGTGCTGTTCTGATGGACATCATCAGTAAGTTGAAGCAAGAACTTCATCAGAGTAAAGCAGACAATCACAAATTGGTAGATCAGTTAAACTGTCTCATATCTCTTGTAAAAAG AGCATGGAGTGGAGAGCAGGGAGCTATTCTTCATCTTGCTAATATTGTTG GTATGGAGGCTCCAAAGTTTGAATCTCATGATGTCAACAGAAACACTCCAGTTGCTGATAAG ACACGAGCTGTGAAGAACTGGGAGAGGTTTGCTGTCAAGCTACTTGAGCGTGAATATGCCGCAATACAAGAAGAAATTCGGGAGAGGCAGAGATTACATATACAG aatcgtCAGCTATATATAAATGATGTCATTGAGGATCATAAGCAGGAGATGTCGAAATTTCATCTGCACAAGAAAAGTGCAACCAATGTGGAAGATGTTGACAAACAGTTCCTTAAAATTTACAATACACAG ACCAAGGATCCCAGAAGAGTTAGGTCAGCTAAGCCTTTCAGACCGAGATCAGGATACAGGGGCCAGCTATCTCACGCAGCAGCAATGGCCGAAAGGGCAGAGGTCAGGGTTGAAGACTTACTGAGTCAACAGGGTCCACAAGGCATGAATGGTGGAGGCGGAGATATGAACAGCAATGCT GCTTTTGGAGCACTGTACAAGTTTGACACCAGTGAAAATCAGAGACAATTTTACCGACCCAGAGAGCATTTTGATGATGCTAACAGATATAGACAA AATAACTTGTTTGACCCAGATGTTATATTTAGTCCAGAGTTATTAGCTCCACAACGAGAGACTAAAGGCAGACCACACAGTGCTACCAGTTCACTAATGGGTTCTGGGATAAATCTAAGAAATAGGCCAAAATCTGCTTCAACAG TGTTCATGACTGAAGCAAAACCAGAAAGGCCATTAAAATATGAAACTACGCGTCCAACGTCTGGTAAAAAACCTCGGCCTGGCAGTGGCACTGCCTCAATTAGAGGGCGACGTCACTCAGCTCCAGCAAGAAGACCAGCACCAACATTAATAAACAGGAAGGAACTTCACAATAGAGCTGGACTGGATCACAATAATGAAccagaaaatgatgaaaatgaacCAGAATTACAGAATTTTGAAAGCCAGTCTGCAAATAACAGTTTGAATAACAGCAACTGTAGTGACGAACACAATGGAGATGGTGATAATGTTGTTAAAGAAAAACCTcctttgaaggtcaaggtcaagaaaGGTCATCCTATGGATAAGTTTGTTGAAGATCTGAGACATGTTAGTGAAATGGAGTTAGATTTTAAGAATTCAACATTACAACTGCAAAAGAAACTTGGCCTTGACGGCAgtggttttatttattaa